Proteins encoded by one window of Cucurbita pepo subsp. pepo cultivar mu-cu-16 chromosome LG14, ASM280686v2, whole genome shotgun sequence:
- the LOC111810249 gene encoding uncharacterized protein LOC111810249: protein MDFIFRGMNDESSECYSNNEMDIQRCPFLRNINKPTCFSFSTMNFTFPVRGAKGPIFEDGPNFDTAFKLFHGKDGVVPLSEKSIFETSLPEPETAPHFNPLAAKAATISLSAFGPGGPFSFGSFSEKWKKQKSEASNKKDHSSQKKGGSSKHEALGSEWLETGNCPIAKSFRAVSGVLPLVATAFQPPPGMKLKCPPAIVAARAALARTAFVKNLRPQPLPSKMLVIAALGMAANVPLGIWREHTKKFSFSWFVAIHAAVPFIGMLRKCVLMPKTAMAMTIAASILGQVIGSRAERMRLKAISEKGKATTVIPTLDTTPSYELTQVDAIVGGRCGVERMVFDPLQKDGRQTSTPANVCS from the exons ATGGACTTTATATTCAGAGGAATGAATGATGAGTCATCCGAGTGCTACTCTAATAATGAAATGGACATTCAGAGATGCCCTTTCCTCAGGAATATCAATAAACCAACCTGCTTTTCCTTCTCCACCATGAATTTCACCTTCCCG GTTCGGGGAGCGAAAGGGCCAATTTTTGAGGATGGTCCTAATTTTGACACAGCGTTTAAGCTCTTTCATGGTAAAGATGGGGTCGTTCCACTATCTGAGAAATCCATCTTTGAGACCTCATTGCCAGAACCAGAGACTGCTCCTCATTTCAACCCCCTGGCAGCAAAAGCTGCAACCATCAGTCTGTCGGCTTTCGGGCCGGGAGGGCCATTCAGCTTCGGGAGCTTCTctgagaaatggaagaaacaaAAGTCTGAGGCTTCCAACAAGAAAGATCATTCGTCACAG AAAAAAGGAGGTTCATCGAAGCACGAGGCTCTGGGAAGTGAGTGGCTGGAAACAGGAAACTGCCCAATTGCCAAGTCTTTTAGAGCTGTTAGCGGAGTCCTCCCTCTTGTTGCAACAGCTTTTCAGCCACCACCTGGTATGAAGCTTAAGTGCCCGCCTGCTATAGTCGCTGCCCGAGCTGCCCTTGCTCGTACAGCATTCGTGAAAAATCTGCGTCCTCAACCGCTTCCTTCAAAAATGCTCGTCATTGCAGCCTTAGGCATGGCAGCAAACGTTCCTCTTGGTATATGGAGGGAGCACACTAAgaagttttcattttcatggtTTGTGGCAATTCATGCAGCTGTACCCTTTATTGGCATGCTTCGGAAATGTGTCTTGATGCCAAAGACAGCCATGGCAATGACCATTGCAGCTTCTATACTAGGGCAGGTAATTGGTTCGAGGGCTGAACGTATGCGACTGAAAGCTATTTCCGAGAAGGGGAAGGCAACGACAGTTATACCAACGCTAGATACTACTCCAAGCTATGAGTTAACCCAGGTCGATGCCATTGTAGGTGGTCGTTGTGGCGTTGAAAGAATGGTGTTCGATCCTCTCCAGAAGGATGGTAGGCAGACGTCAACCCCGGCAAATGTATGCTCGTAA
- the LOC111810596 gene encoding replication protein A 70 kDa DNA-binding subunit A-like: MVASMAPFKLTEGAVMVICKRESSAETFQPVVQVIDLKLVNTTQQSGSERYRLLLSDGTHYQQGMLGTQLNGLVKSGKLQKGSIVQLRQYVCNPVQERLIIIVIELDVIKEMCDFIGEPVPATRSVSAAFSGNPQSSMGASSGNGIVGNVNVSAASFEQPKVNQSQVPHVGSHFNTPNSGTRFNGSSPVTGSYGDQKMAYHNNGSDIPRPPLNASHAPPQPIHQQPPSMYSNRGGPVAKNEAPPRIMPITALNPYQGRWTIKARVTSKGELRHYNNPRGDGKVFSFDLLDAYGGEIRATCFNTVADQFYNQIESGKVYFISKGSLKPAQKNYNHLNNDFEIFLENTSTIQPCFEDDQSIPHQQFHFHHISEIEGMDSNSVVDVIGVVSSINPATSLMRKNGTETQKRSLQLKDMSGRSVELTLWGNFCQAEGQKLQNMCDSGLFPVLAVKSGRVSDFNGKAVGTISTSQLFVEPDFPEARTLRGWFEKEGRSTPSVSISREVATVGRTDARKTISQIKDERLGTSEKPDWITVSATVSFIKVDNFCYTACPIMIGDRQCSKKVTNNGDGKWRCDRCDQSVDECDYRYILQLQIQDHTGLTWVTAFQEGGEEIMGIPAKRLYYLKYEEQDDEKFAEIIRKVLFTKFIMKLKVKEETFSDEQRVKSTVMKAESINFSTESRFLLDLMEKLRAGNTIQNPGVFRPGSENIGGGQFVSPIRNSTNNVGREYGTSNRGVQYGDHHNSSRPIPSTLHNSRTYCNSCGGSGHSSMNCPSIISSPAPSVGGGIYLNRVSGSSGRDSGECFKCHQTGHWGRDCPGLATFPPAYGNSGFTAR; encoded by the exons ATGGTAGCATCAATGGCGCCTTTTAAGCTGACGGAAGGAGCAGTGATGGTGATATGCAAGCGAGAATCGTCGGCAGAGACGTTCCAGCCGGTTGTACAAGTAATTGACTTGAAATTGGTTAACACTACGCAACAATCGGGCAGCGAGAGGTACAGATTGTTGCTTTCTGATGGAACTCATTACCAGCAAGGAATGCTAGGCACTCAGCTCAATGGATTGGTTAAGTCCGGGAAGTTACAGAAAGGTTCCATCGTTCAACTGCGGCAGTATGTTTGTAATCCCGTTCAAGAACGCCT AATTATAATCGTCATTGAGTTGGATGTGATAAAGGAAATGTGTGATTTTATTGGCGAGCCTGTTCCAGCAACAAGATCAGTATCAGCCGCATTTAGTGGAAACCCCCAATCCTCTATGGGGGCTTCATCCGGCAACGGAATAGTTGGTAATGTGAATGTATCTGCTGCGTCTTTTGAACAGCCTAAAGTGAATCAATCACAAGTACCgcatgtgggatctcatttTAACACCCCTAATTCTGGAACAAGGTTTAACGGTTCATCTCCTGTAACTGGGTCATATGGTGATCAGAAGATGGCATACCACAACAATGGATCAGATATTCCCAGGCCACCTCTAAATGCTTCTCATGCCCCTCCTCAGCCTATACATCAGCAGCCACCTTCAATGTACAGTAACAGGGGAGGACCGGTAGCAAAAAATGAAGCTCCCCCAAGGATAATGCCTATTACTGCTCTGAACCCTTACCAAGGAAGGTGGACAATAAAGGCTCGAGTTACTTCGAAAGGAGAACTTAGACACTACAATAATCCTCGTGGAGATGGGAAAGTGTTTTCATTTGATCTACTTGATGCATACGGTGGAGAAATACGAGCAACATGCTTCAATACGGTAGCTGATCAGTTTTACAACCAGATTGAATCTGGTAAAGTATACTTCATTTCTAAAGGAAGCTTGAAACCTGCACAAAAGAACTATAACCATCTCAATAATGactttgaaatatttcttgaaaACACATCAACAATCCAACCTTGCTTTGAGGATGACCAATCAATCCCCCATCAGCAGTTTCATTTCCATCACATTAGTGAGATTGAGGGCATGGATAGCAACAGTGTTGTAGATGTAATTGGTGTTGTTTCTTCCATTAATCCTGCAACGTCTCTCATGAGAAAAAATGGTACTGAGACTCAGAAGAGATCCCTTCAGTTGAAAGATATGTCTGGCCGAAGTGTTGAATTGACTCTTTGGGGAAACTTTTGTCAAGCAGAAGGGCAAAAATTGCAAAACATGTGCGACTCGGGGTTGTTCCCAGTTTTGGCTGTGAAATCTGGTAGAGTGAGTGACTTCAATGGGAAGGCGGTGGGAACCATTTCAACAAGTCAGCTTTTCGTAGAGCCAGATTTCCCCGAGGCTCGTACATTAAGAGGGTGGTTcgaaaaggaaggaaggagtACTCCTTCTGTCTCCATATCCAGGGAAGTTGCTACCGTGGGCAGGACAGATGCCCGTAAGACCATATCTCAAATAAAAGATGAGAGGTTAGGAACCTCTGAGAAGCCAGATTGGATCACTGTTAGTGCAACTGTTTCATTCATTAAGGTTGATAATTTCTGTTACACAGCATGTCCTATCATGATCGGGGATCGTCAATGCAGCAAAAAGGTTACAAATAACGGAGATGGAAAATGGAGATGCGACCGGTGTGATCAGTCTGTCGACGAATGTGACTACAGGTACATATTGCAGCTGCAAATACAGGATCATACTGGCTTAACTTGGGTGACTGCATTTCAAGAAGGCGGCGAGGAGATCATGGGCATACCTGCAAAAAGATTGTATTATTTGAAATACGAAGAGCAAGATGATGAAAAGTTTGCAGAAATCATCCGTAAGGttctttttacaaaatttattatgaagTTGAAAGTAAAGGAAGAGACTTTTAGTGATGAACAGAGAGTGAAATCAACTGTCATGAAAGCAGAAAGCATTAACTTTTCGACCGAGTCCAGGTTTCTTCTAGATTTGATGGAAAAGCTCAGGGCAGGGAACACCATACAAAATCCTGGAGTTTTTCGCCCCGGATCGGAGAATATAGGGGGTGGACAGTTCGTGTCGCCCATTCGAAATAGTACCAATAATGTTGGCAGAGAATATGGTACATCGAACCGAGGTGTTCAGTATGGGGACCATCACAACAGTTCTAGGCCTATTCCATCCACACTGCATAACTCGCGCACGTACTGCAACAGCTGTGGGGGATCGGGTCACAGCTCAATGAACTGTCCGAGTATCATCAGCAGCCCTGCGCCATCCGTCGGAGGAGGGATATACTTAAATCGAGTTTCAGGCTCGTCTGGTCGTGACTCTGGTGAATGCTTCAAATGCCATCAAACCGGGCACTGGGGTAGGGATTGCCCTGGTTTGGCTACTTTCCCTCCAGCTTATGGTAACAGTGGCTTCACGGCTAGGTGA
- the LOC111809813 gene encoding uncharacterized protein LOC111809813 isoform X1, translated as MDVKNPNEKQRNSLVDRTGRLLSGQKLERPSLLQHTLNHESTISAASYLIVETVAIGHFHVAVTIWLYLNVNNSSGPAYRIRQASRRISSEIVDLSSPQYVGKHQKRISNDILRPQSASVADDVSGVNQQVFRNIVEGEVQGSNLYLAKAWFHSSQPMTRSRSSELRRRYAAMQSNQGSFGIQSIYDLSGHAMKLDVAYSQGFNDLSTCEVPNQPVTFASPSNSSASTFNASNMYDVDKISSVVNMLKDTIERKKLNNQIDKEAPEDSSNAHFCAQETIGHSSFNRSSNNYLHQTPNYLLEVSPVQVKDNRILETVGLSTDIDFKAFVNPVNPVNPVQSGRVSQEPSQSESSAAAAVVSPGFEAYDGPSNSNQTHSNSESSRKQVENGSRSKDFRERIIDNLKDDRKRGSLVRNGSVTSAVSVDKGDPTKKRRVERSRKMAEAKERNMTPTIPSDMQSVLKRCDTLEKEVRSLKLNLSFMNRKDSEQTKQIEDLQKQNEDLADEKERLLEEIERILSETGGI; from the exons ATGGATGTGAAGAATCCGAACGAGAAACAGCGTAATTCGCTCGTTGATCGAACAGGTCGGCTTCTTTCAGGTCAGAAACTCGAAAGGCCTTCTCTACTGCAGCATACGCTAAATCATGAAAGCACCATTTCAGCGGCTTCATATTTGATTGTAGAGACAGTTGCTATTGGTCATTTTCATGTCGCCGTCACGATCTGGCTCTATCTc AACGTCAACAACTCATCAGGTCCGGCTTATCGCATTCGACAAGCATCAAGAAG gaTTTCCTCTGAGATTGTTGACCTGTCTAGTCCTCAGTATGTGGGAAAGCATCAAAAGAGAATAAGCAATGATATTTTACGTCCACAAAGTGCCTCTGTGGCTGATGATGTCTCAGGAGTTAATCAACAAGTGTTCAG GAATATTGTTGAAGGTGAAGTGCAAGGTAGTAACCTATATCTTGCTAAG GCATGGTTCCATAGTTCTCAACCTATGACAAGAAGTCGATCATCCGAGCTAAG GAGGAGGTACGCTGCAATGCAAAGCAATCAAGGCTCATTTGGTATCCAGTCCATTTATGACTTGTCAGGGCATGCAATGAAACTAGATGTTGCATACTCGCAGGGTTTCAATGACCTTTCTACTTGTGAGGTTCCAAACCAGCCTGTAACATTTGCATCCCCATCCAATTCATCGGCATCGACATTCAATGCATCTAACATGTATGATGTAGATAAAATTTCTTCAGTTGTAAACATGCTAAAGGACACAATAGAACGGAAGAAGCTAAATAATCAGATTGATAAAGAGGCACCGGAGGATAGTTCAAACGCACATTTTTGTGCTCAAGAAACTATTGGCCACTCTAGTTTCAATAGAAGCAGTAACAATTATTTACATCAAACACCAAACTATCTTCTGGAAGTCTCTCCTGTTCAAGTCAAGGATAATAGAATTTTGGAAACGGTTGGGCTATCAACAGATATTGATTTCAAAGCTTTTGTAAATCCTGTAAATCCCGTAAATCCCGTACAGTCAGGCAGAGTTTCTCAAGAGCCTTCTCAAAGTGAATCTTCTGCTGCAGCAGCAGTAGTTTCACCCGGGTTTGAGGCATATGATGGTCCTAGCAACTCAAATCAAACTCATAGCAACAGTGAGAGCTCAAGGAAACAAGTTGAAAATGGATCTCGATCAAAAG ATTTCAGAGAAAGAATAATAGACAACTTAAAAGATGATAGAAAG AGGGGAAGTCTAGTTCGTAATGGGTCCGTAACATCAGCTGTTTCAG TGGACAAAGGGGATCCCACAAAAAAGCGCCGGGTGGAACGATCACGAAA AATGGCAGAGGCGAAGGAGAGAAATATGACACCAACTATTCCATCAGATATGCAATCAGTTCTGAAGCGGTGTGATACTCTTGAGAAGGAAGTGCGGTCACTGAAGCTCAATTTGTCCTTTATGAATAG GAAGGATTCTGAGCAGACTAAGCAGATAGAGGATCTTCAGAAGCAGAATGAGGACTTGGCAGATGAAAAAGAACGCCTACTTGAAGAGATTGAAAGGATTCTCTCAGAAACTGGCGGAAT TTAA
- the LOC111809813 gene encoding uncharacterized protein LOC111809813 isoform X4 → MDVKNPNEKQRNSLVDRTGRLLSVAIGHFHVAVTIWLYLNVNNSSGPAYRIRQASRRISSEIVDLSSPQYVGKHQKRISNDILRPQSASVADDVSGVNQQVFRNIVEGEVQGSNLYLAKAWFHSSQPMTRSRSSELRRRYAAMQSNQGSFGIQSIYDLSGHAMKLDVAYSQGFNDLSTCEVPNQPVTFASPSNSSASTFNASNMYDVDKISSVVNMLKDTIERKKLNNQIDKEAPEDSSNAHFCAQETIGHSSFNRSSNNYLHQTPNYLLEVSPVQVKDNRILETVGLSTDIDFKAFVNPVNPVNPVQSGRVSQEPSQSESSAAAAVVSPGFEAYDGPSNSNQTHSNSESSRKQVENGSRSKDFRERIIDNLKDDRKRGSLVRNGSVTSAVSVDKGDPTKKRRVERSRKMAEAKERNMTPTIPSDMQSVLKRCDTLEKEVRSLKLNLSFMNRKDSEQTKQIEDLQKQNEDLADEKERLLEEIERILSETGGM, encoded by the exons ATGGATGTGAAGAATCCGAACGAGAAACAGCGTAATTCGCTCGTTGATCGAACAGGTCGGCTTCTTTCAG TTGCTATTGGTCATTTTCATGTCGCCGTCACGATCTGGCTCTATCTc AACGTCAACAACTCATCAGGTCCGGCTTATCGCATTCGACAAGCATCAAGAAG gaTTTCCTCTGAGATTGTTGACCTGTCTAGTCCTCAGTATGTGGGAAAGCATCAAAAGAGAATAAGCAATGATATTTTACGTCCACAAAGTGCCTCTGTGGCTGATGATGTCTCAGGAGTTAATCAACAAGTGTTCAG GAATATTGTTGAAGGTGAAGTGCAAGGTAGTAACCTATATCTTGCTAAG GCATGGTTCCATAGTTCTCAACCTATGACAAGAAGTCGATCATCCGAGCTAAG GAGGAGGTACGCTGCAATGCAAAGCAATCAAGGCTCATTTGGTATCCAGTCCATTTATGACTTGTCAGGGCATGCAATGAAACTAGATGTTGCATACTCGCAGGGTTTCAATGACCTTTCTACTTGTGAGGTTCCAAACCAGCCTGTAACATTTGCATCCCCATCCAATTCATCGGCATCGACATTCAATGCATCTAACATGTATGATGTAGATAAAATTTCTTCAGTTGTAAACATGCTAAAGGACACAATAGAACGGAAGAAGCTAAATAATCAGATTGATAAAGAGGCACCGGAGGATAGTTCAAACGCACATTTTTGTGCTCAAGAAACTATTGGCCACTCTAGTTTCAATAGAAGCAGTAACAATTATTTACATCAAACACCAAACTATCTTCTGGAAGTCTCTCCTGTTCAAGTCAAGGATAATAGAATTTTGGAAACGGTTGGGCTATCAACAGATATTGATTTCAAAGCTTTTGTAAATCCTGTAAATCCCGTAAATCCCGTACAGTCAGGCAGAGTTTCTCAAGAGCCTTCTCAAAGTGAATCTTCTGCTGCAGCAGCAGTAGTTTCACCCGGGTTTGAGGCATATGATGGTCCTAGCAACTCAAATCAAACTCATAGCAACAGTGAGAGCTCAAGGAAACAAGTTGAAAATGGATCTCGATCAAAAG ATTTCAGAGAAAGAATAATAGACAACTTAAAAGATGATAGAAAG AGGGGAAGTCTAGTTCGTAATGGGTCCGTAACATCAGCTGTTTCAG TGGACAAAGGGGATCCCACAAAAAAGCGCCGGGTGGAACGATCACGAAA AATGGCAGAGGCGAAGGAGAGAAATATGACACCAACTATTCCATCAGATATGCAATCAGTTCTGAAGCGGTGTGATACTCTTGAGAAGGAAGTGCGGTCACTGAAGCTCAATTTGTCCTTTATGAATAG GAAGGATTCTGAGCAGACTAAGCAGATAGAGGATCTTCAGAAGCAGAATGAGGACTTGGCAGATGAAAAAGAACGCCTACTTGAAGAGATTGAAAGGATTCTCTCAGAAACTGGCGGAATGTAA
- the LOC111809813 gene encoding uncharacterized protein LOC111809813 isoform X3 gives MDVKNPNEKQRNSLVDRTGRLLSETVAIGHFHVAVTIWLYLNVNNSSGPAYRIRQASRRISSEIVDLSSPQYVGKHQKRISNDILRPQSASVADDVSGVNQQVFRNIVEGEVQGSNLYLAKAWFHSSQPMTRSRSSELRRRYAAMQSNQGSFGIQSIYDLSGHAMKLDVAYSQGFNDLSTCEVPNQPVTFASPSNSSASTFNASNMYDVDKISSVVNMLKDTIERKKLNNQIDKEAPEDSSNAHFCAQETIGHSSFNRSSNNYLHQTPNYLLEVSPVQVKDNRILETVGLSTDIDFKAFVNPVNPVNPVQSGRVSQEPSQSESSAAAAVVSPGFEAYDGPSNSNQTHSNSESSRKQVENGSRSKDFRERIIDNLKDDRKRGSLVRNGSVTSAVSVDKGDPTKKRRVERSRKMAEAKERNMTPTIPSDMQSVLKRCDTLEKEVRSLKLNLSFMNRKDSEQTKQIEDLQKQNEDLADEKERLLEEIERILSETGGM, from the exons ATGGATGTGAAGAATCCGAACGAGAAACAGCGTAATTCGCTCGTTGATCGAACAGGTCGGCTTCTTTCAG AGACAGTTGCTATTGGTCATTTTCATGTCGCCGTCACGATCTGGCTCTATCTc AACGTCAACAACTCATCAGGTCCGGCTTATCGCATTCGACAAGCATCAAGAAG gaTTTCCTCTGAGATTGTTGACCTGTCTAGTCCTCAGTATGTGGGAAAGCATCAAAAGAGAATAAGCAATGATATTTTACGTCCACAAAGTGCCTCTGTGGCTGATGATGTCTCAGGAGTTAATCAACAAGTGTTCAG GAATATTGTTGAAGGTGAAGTGCAAGGTAGTAACCTATATCTTGCTAAG GCATGGTTCCATAGTTCTCAACCTATGACAAGAAGTCGATCATCCGAGCTAAG GAGGAGGTACGCTGCAATGCAAAGCAATCAAGGCTCATTTGGTATCCAGTCCATTTATGACTTGTCAGGGCATGCAATGAAACTAGATGTTGCATACTCGCAGGGTTTCAATGACCTTTCTACTTGTGAGGTTCCAAACCAGCCTGTAACATTTGCATCCCCATCCAATTCATCGGCATCGACATTCAATGCATCTAACATGTATGATGTAGATAAAATTTCTTCAGTTGTAAACATGCTAAAGGACACAATAGAACGGAAGAAGCTAAATAATCAGATTGATAAAGAGGCACCGGAGGATAGTTCAAACGCACATTTTTGTGCTCAAGAAACTATTGGCCACTCTAGTTTCAATAGAAGCAGTAACAATTATTTACATCAAACACCAAACTATCTTCTGGAAGTCTCTCCTGTTCAAGTCAAGGATAATAGAATTTTGGAAACGGTTGGGCTATCAACAGATATTGATTTCAAAGCTTTTGTAAATCCTGTAAATCCCGTAAATCCCGTACAGTCAGGCAGAGTTTCTCAAGAGCCTTCTCAAAGTGAATCTTCTGCTGCAGCAGCAGTAGTTTCACCCGGGTTTGAGGCATATGATGGTCCTAGCAACTCAAATCAAACTCATAGCAACAGTGAGAGCTCAAGGAAACAAGTTGAAAATGGATCTCGATCAAAAG ATTTCAGAGAAAGAATAATAGACAACTTAAAAGATGATAGAAAG AGGGGAAGTCTAGTTCGTAATGGGTCCGTAACATCAGCTGTTTCAG TGGACAAAGGGGATCCCACAAAAAAGCGCCGGGTGGAACGATCACGAAA AATGGCAGAGGCGAAGGAGAGAAATATGACACCAACTATTCCATCAGATATGCAATCAGTTCTGAAGCGGTGTGATACTCTTGAGAAGGAAGTGCGGTCACTGAAGCTCAATTTGTCCTTTATGAATAG GAAGGATTCTGAGCAGACTAAGCAGATAGAGGATCTTCAGAAGCAGAATGAGGACTTGGCAGATGAAAAAGAACGCCTACTTGAAGAGATTGAAAGGATTCTCTCAGAAACTGGCGGAATGTAA
- the LOC111809813 gene encoding uncharacterized protein LOC111809813 isoform X2, whose product MEGRGVSELYRNASEELFLKSWGENSIGMSTPTMEMMGFKNLSQSFRTDSEELFKSWLTNGENVNNSSGPAYRIRQASRRISSEIVDLSSPQYVGKHQKRISNDILRPQSASVADDVSGVNQQVFRNIVEGEVQGSNLYLAKAWFHSSQPMTRSRSSELRRRYAAMQSNQGSFGIQSIYDLSGHAMKLDVAYSQGFNDLSTCEVPNQPVTFASPSNSSASTFNASNMYDVDKISSVVNMLKDTIERKKLNNQIDKEAPEDSSNAHFCAQETIGHSSFNRSSNNYLHQTPNYLLEVSPVQVKDNRILETVGLSTDIDFKAFVNPVNPVNPVQSGRVSQEPSQSESSAAAAVVSPGFEAYDGPSNSNQTHSNSESSRKQVENGSRSKDFRERIIDNLKDDRKRGSLVRNGSVTSAVSVDKGDPTKKRRVERSRKMAEAKERNMTPTIPSDMQSVLKRCDTLEKEVRSLKLNLSFMNRKDSEQTKQIEDLQKQNEDLADEKERLLEEIERILSETGGM is encoded by the exons atgGAGGGAAGGGGTGTATCAGAATTATATAGAAATGCAAGTGAGGAGCTATTTCTTAAATCTTGGGGGGAAAACTCAATCGGAATGTCAACACCAACCATGGAGATGATGGGATTTAAGAATCTTTCTCAGAGCTTCCGTACAGATAGTGAGGAACTTTTCAAAAGCTGGCTAACAAATGGAGAG AACGTCAACAACTCATCAGGTCCGGCTTATCGCATTCGACAAGCATCAAGAAG gaTTTCCTCTGAGATTGTTGACCTGTCTAGTCCTCAGTATGTGGGAAAGCATCAAAAGAGAATAAGCAATGATATTTTACGTCCACAAAGTGCCTCTGTGGCTGATGATGTCTCAGGAGTTAATCAACAAGTGTTCAG GAATATTGTTGAAGGTGAAGTGCAAGGTAGTAACCTATATCTTGCTAAG GCATGGTTCCATAGTTCTCAACCTATGACAAGAAGTCGATCATCCGAGCTAAG GAGGAGGTACGCTGCAATGCAAAGCAATCAAGGCTCATTTGGTATCCAGTCCATTTATGACTTGTCAGGGCATGCAATGAAACTAGATGTTGCATACTCGCAGGGTTTCAATGACCTTTCTACTTGTGAGGTTCCAAACCAGCCTGTAACATTTGCATCCCCATCCAATTCATCGGCATCGACATTCAATGCATCTAACATGTATGATGTAGATAAAATTTCTTCAGTTGTAAACATGCTAAAGGACACAATAGAACGGAAGAAGCTAAATAATCAGATTGATAAAGAGGCACCGGAGGATAGTTCAAACGCACATTTTTGTGCTCAAGAAACTATTGGCCACTCTAGTTTCAATAGAAGCAGTAACAATTATTTACATCAAACACCAAACTATCTTCTGGAAGTCTCTCCTGTTCAAGTCAAGGATAATAGAATTTTGGAAACGGTTGGGCTATCAACAGATATTGATTTCAAAGCTTTTGTAAATCCTGTAAATCCCGTAAATCCCGTACAGTCAGGCAGAGTTTCTCAAGAGCCTTCTCAAAGTGAATCTTCTGCTGCAGCAGCAGTAGTTTCACCCGGGTTTGAGGCATATGATGGTCCTAGCAACTCAAATCAAACTCATAGCAACAGTGAGAGCTCAAGGAAACAAGTTGAAAATGGATCTCGATCAAAAG ATTTCAGAGAAAGAATAATAGACAACTTAAAAGATGATAGAAAG AGGGGAAGTCTAGTTCGTAATGGGTCCGTAACATCAGCTGTTTCAG TGGACAAAGGGGATCCCACAAAAAAGCGCCGGGTGGAACGATCACGAAA AATGGCAGAGGCGAAGGAGAGAAATATGACACCAACTATTCCATCAGATATGCAATCAGTTCTGAAGCGGTGTGATACTCTTGAGAAGGAAGTGCGGTCACTGAAGCTCAATTTGTCCTTTATGAATAG GAAGGATTCTGAGCAGACTAAGCAGATAGAGGATCTTCAGAAGCAGAATGAGGACTTGGCAGATGAAAAAGAACGCCTACTTGAAGAGATTGAAAGGATTCTCTCAGAAACTGGCGGAATGTAA
- the LOC111810597 gene encoding ATP-dependent Clp protease proteolytic subunit 4, chloroplastic-like, which produces MELLSRCSTLIPHASSLGLLNSHGKPSNFHPKLKSSVSFPSASSVLKTTARKPSRTLAPSCSVHMTGPQTPDAAQRGAETDAMGLLLRERIVFLGNSIDDFVADAIISQLLLLDAQDSTKDIRLFINSSGGSLSATMAIYDVVQLVRADVSTIALGIAASTASIILGGGTKGKRLAMPNARIMVHQPLGGASGQAIDVEIQAREIMHNKNNITRIISEFTGHPFEKVQKDIDRDRYMSPIEAVEYGLIDGVIDKDSIIPLVPVPERVKASLNYIEISKDPKKFLSPDVPDDEIY; this is translated from the exons ATGGAGCTTCTTTCACGCTGTTCTACTCTGATTCCTCATGCCTCCTCTCTCGGCCTTCTCAATTCTCATGGAAAACCGTCAAATTTCCATCCAAAGCTCAAATCCAGTGTTTCTTTTCCTTCGGCTTCATCGGTTCTCAAAACAACCGCTCGTAAGCCCTCGAGAACCCTAGCTCCGTCCTGTTCTGTTCATATGACGGGTCCACAAACGCCGGATGCCGCTCAGAGAGGCGCCGAGACTGACGCCATGGGACTGCTTCTCAGGGAGAGGATTGTCTTCTTGGGGAACAGCATCGATGATTTTGTGGCGGATGCTATTATCAGTCAGCTTTTGCTCTTGGATGCTCAGGACTCTACTAAAGATATCAGACTTTTCATTAATTCCTCTGGCGGCTCTCTCAG TGCAACCATGGCTATCTACGATGTCGTACAGCTCGTGAGGGCCGATGTCTCTACTATTGCACTAGGCATTGCAGCCTCAACAGCTTCCATAATCCTCGGCGGTGGCACTAAAGGAAAGCGTCTCGCAATGCCTAATGCACGTATTATGGTTCATCAACCTCTTGGAGGGGCGAGTGGGCAAGCAATAGACGTGGAAATTCAAGCACGCGAAATCATGCATAACAAGAACAACATTACAAGAATCATCTCCGAGTTCACTGGCCATCCATTCGAAAAGGTCCAAAAAGATATCGATAGGGATCGTTATATGTCCCCCATAGAGGCTGTAGAATATGGATTGATCGATGGAGTGATCGACAAGGACAGCATTATACCTCTCGTGCCAGTACCGGAACGAGTGAAGGcaagtttaaattatatagaaaTTAGTAAAGATCCCAAAAAATTCTTGTCACCAGATGTCCCCGACGACGAGATATACTAG